Proteins encoded by one window of Primulina huaijiensis isolate GDHJ02 chromosome 1, ASM1229523v2, whole genome shotgun sequence:
- the LOC140959479 gene encoding putative germin-like protein 2-1: protein MAKLIILLSLVSLSFGFLAFAFEPSSLQDFCVADPSSSARVNGLACKSPALVEANDFSFSGLHVTGNTSNPNGSKVTPVSVAQLPGLNTLGISMVRIDYAPWGINPPHTHPRATEILTVIEGSLQVGFVTSNPGNNLITKTLQKGDVFVFPVGLVHFQRNVGNGNAVAIAGLSSQNPGVITIANAVFGSNPDVSSDILAKAFQVDKSVVDQLQDKF, encoded by the exons ATGGCAAAGCTCATTATCTTGTTGAGCCTTGTAAGCCTCTCTTTTGGCTTCCTTGCATTCGCCTTCGAGCCGAGTTCGTTGCAAGATTTCTGTGTTGCCGATCCCAGTAGCTCGG CTAGAGTGAATGGTTTGGCCTGCAAGAGCCCTGCGTTGGTTGAAGCCAATGACTTCTCCTTCAGTGGACTGCACGTAACGGGCAACACATCAAATCCTAATGGCTCCAAGGTTACCCCAGTGTCTGTAGCTCAGTTACCAGGCCTCAACACTCTTGGAATCTCGATGGTTCGTATCGATTACGCACCATGGGGCATCAACCCTCCACATACTCACCCTAGAGCCACTGAGATCTTGACAGTCATTGAGGGTTCCCTCCAAGTGGGGTTCGTAACCTCGAACCCTGGTAATAATCTAATCACAAAAACCCTTCAGAAAGGTGATGTTTTCGTGTTCCCGGTGGGACTCGTTCACTTCCAACGCAACGTGGGAAATGGAAATGCTGTCGCAATTGCTGGATTGAGCAGCCAGAATCCCGGAGTCATTACCATCGCAAACGCGGTTTTCGGATCGAATCCTGATGTTAGCAGTGACATTCTCGCCAAGGCATTCCAAGTGGATAAGAGTGTTGTGGATCAGCTCCAAGATAAGTTCTAG
- the LOC140983626 gene encoding DNA polymerase delta small subunit, with translation MAAEPMEVDSGNGVLFRKQSLYKSLDESFEIQKEMYKGQQYSQIYFARLHLMRTLLYSLLPTWKHHLPACTVLGLEEGKECIIVGTLYKDMKLKPSILDEYSKERSATPLVKPHNFMHSDDFLVLEDESGRVKLRGTLLVPSIYVTGIVVALHGKETGAGDFLVEDVLEAGLPHQIAPNLGSGDDKYVVFVSGLSVGSTISNPLHSQLFVDHITGHLGDDKEQGIAAKIVQVVIAGNSVEYPRGLLNGQNLGSKDQSRLVEPIKELDIFLTQIAASIPLDIMPGTTDPANFSLPQQPLHRCLFPGSSAFNTFRSCTNPHSFELDNVRFLGTSGQNIDDLEKYSDAKDRLEFVERTLRWRHLAPTAPNTLGCYPFTDRDPFFIETCPHVYFVGNQDKYQTSLIKGLEGQVVRLICIPRFAETGVAVVLNLRNLECHALSFGTQFGA, from the exons ATGGCAGCTGAACCCATGGAGGTGGATTCAGGCAACGGCGTCCTGTTCAGAAAACAGTCTCTTTATAAATCCTTG GATGAGAGCTTTGAGATACAGAAGGAAATGTATAAAGGGCAGCAGTACAGTCAAATATATTTTGCAAGATTACATCTCATGAGAACCCTTCTTTACTCCCTTCTCCCTACCTGGAAGCACCATCTGCCTG CTTGTACTGTGCTAGGACTTGAAGAAGGAAAGGAATGCATCATTGTTGGAACTCTTTACAAGGATATGAAACTCAAACCTTCAATACTTGATGAGTACTCTAAGGAG AGATCTGCTACCCCGCTTGTAAAACCCCATAATTTTATGCACTCCGACGATTTTCTAGTTTTGGAAGACGAGAGTGGAAGAGTCAAACTTCGTGGCACTCTTCTTGTGCCTTCTATATATGTAACAG GTATAGTTGTTGCCTTACACGGGAAAGAAACTGGGGCTGGTGATTTTTTGGTTGAAGATGTCTTAGAAGCCGGGCTTCCTCACCAGATAGCACCCAATCTTGGTTCTG GTGATGATAAATATGTTGTTTTTGTATCGGGATTGAGTGTTGGGAGCACCATTTCCAATCCTCTCCATTCTCAGCTATTTGTTGACCATATAACTGGACATCTAGGAGATGACAAG GAACAAGGCATTGCAGCTAAAATTGTTCAGGTAGTCATTGCTGGGAATTCTGTTGAATATCCACGTGGACTTCTTAATGGCCAG AATTTGGGTTCAAAGGATCAATCTAGACTAGTTGAGCCAATAAAAGAGCTTGATATCTTTTTAACTCAG ATCGCTGCCAGTATACCTTTAGATATAATGCCAGGAACCACTGACCCTGCAAATTTTTCATTGCCGCAACAG CCTTTGCATAGATGCCTTTTCCCTGGATCATCAGCTTTTAACACTTTCAGATCGTGCACTAACCCTCACTCCTTTGAGCTAGACAATGTGAG GTTTCTTGGAACATCAGGTCAGAACATTGATGATCTAGAGAAGTATTCAGATGCAAAAGATAGACTTGAATTTGTGGAAAGAACATTAAGATGGAGGCACCTAGCGCCAACAGCCCCGAACACTCTTG GTTGCTATCCCTTTACTGATAGAGATCCATTTTTCATTGAGACATGTCCTCATGTTTACTTTGTGGGTAATCAGGATAAATATCAAACAAGCTTGATCAAGG GATTAGAGGGGCAAGTGGTCAGACTCATTTGCATTCCTAGATTTGCTGAAACAGGAGTTGCCGTGGTG TTAAATTTGAGGAATCTTGAATGCCATGCTCTCAGTTTTGGGACTCAATTCGGTGCATAA
- the LOC140983635 gene encoding protein NCA1-like, whose product MKPVCLFIKASRPDDASIKKSVENQHKKQSTNDTTPQKDPAITPKCPYGYDSHTFKLGPLSCMICQALLFECSKCVPCSHVYCKACVSRFKDCPICGSDIVKIEDDPDLQAVVDRFIDGHARIKRSQVDTNKEEKDGEMKNVIYEDVSLERGAFLVQQAMRALRANNIGSAKSRLSICVEDVREQLERIGNTPELCSQLGAVLGMLGDCCRATGDASAAISYFEESVSFLSKVPKDDLEIIHTLSVSLNKIGDLKYYEGDLQAARSYYFKALEVRQNAIKFHSNVSSLVIDVATSLAKVADVDRNLANEDTAITGFQEGIKLLESLTIRAEEVGLEQRRLSVLEFLNSQLSKR is encoded by the exons ATGAAACCTGTCTGTCTTTTTATTAAAGCTTCTCGACCTGATGATGCATCTATTAAAAAATCTGTTGAAAACCAACATAAGAAGCAGTCAACGAATGATACCACACCTCAGAAAGATCCAGCAATTACTCCCAAGTGCCCCTATGGATACGATTCTCATACATTTAAGTTAGGCCCTCTCAGCTGCATGATATGTCAAGCACTTCTGTTTGAATGTAGCAAGTGTGTGCCTTGTTCCCATGTATATTGCAA AGCCTGTGTATCACGCTTCAAGGATTGTCCTATATGTGGTTCTGACATTGTGAAGATTGAAGATGATCCTGATCTTCAAGCTGTGGTTGATCGCTTTATTGATGGCCATGCAAGGATCAAGAG GTCTCAAGTTGATACCAACAAGGAAGAAAAGGATGGTGAAATGAAAAATGTGATATACGAGGACGTGTCCCTTGAGAGGGGTGCTTTCTTGGTGCAGCAGGCCATGagg GCACTTCGTGCAAATAACATAGGAAGTGCAAAATCAAGGCTTAGCATATGTGTGGAAGATGTTAGAGAACAGTTGGAAAGGATTGGAAACACTCCTGAGTTATGCTCTCAGTTGGGTGCGGTTTTAGGTATGCTCGGTGATTGCTG TCGAGCAACTGGAGATGCTAGTGCTGCAATATCATATTTTGAGGAGAGTGTCAGCTTCCTTTCGAAAGTACCGAAGGATGATTTGGAG ATAATACATACACTTTCTGTTTCTCTCAATAAAATTGGAGACCTAAAGTACTACGAAGGGGATTTACAGGCTGCAAGATCCTATTATTTTAAGGCTTTGGAAGTTCGCCAAAATGCAATAAAGTTCCATTCTAATGTTTCATCGTTG GTTATAGATGTAGCTACATCGCTGGCAAAAGTGGCTGATGTTGATAGAAACCTTGCTAACGAAGACACGGCTATCACTGGCTTTCAGGAGGGCATTAAATTGTTGGAATCTCTAACAATAAGAGCTGAGGAAGTTGGTCTTGAACAAAGG CGGCTTTCAGTGCTGGAGTTCCTCAACAGCCAACTTTCCAAGAGATGA
- the LOC140983641 gene encoding protein VACUOLELESS GAMETOPHYTES-like, giving the protein MEEPESDSIHFSHQHALQYLESPTDKDYICSGCKLAIMPGIFCFQCKLCLFFLHKVCYRMPIKLLHPADPNHHLTLLAKPTSRCEACGKHISGFCYRCTKCNLSYHMLCIALPLSLKIPSLHLHTLKLELKPPYDFQCDLCHKSSYSGWLYRCRLCEFDAHISCAVTYNKVTTRYHKRKADYLDSISPQNELMEILSQGMKVMEEKNSKDAIHEPQDQSSMVSENFTLPSYQLSGSCFSIDIAKSIQEDELQAGKSMKRELSLAPLAGIGSQVWTELGHPNVDRTQFKNLTTNTEDAIPKRRFWSKLLICL; this is encoded by the exons ATGGAAGAACCAGAGAGCGACTCAATACACTTCAGCCATCAACATGCATTACAATATCTCGAGTCACCAACGGATAAAGATTACATTTGTTCTGGCTGCAAACTCGCCATAATGCCAGGAATATTCTGCTTTCAGTGCAAACTTTGCCTATTCTTCCTTCACAAAGTATGCTACAGAATGCCTATAAAGCTCCTTCACCCCGCAGACCCGAACCATCACCTCACCCTTTTAGCCAAACCAACCAGCAGATGTGAGGCTTGTGGAAAGCATATTTCTGGCTTCTGCTACAGATGTACTAAATGCAACCTTTCATATCATATGTTATGCATAGCACTGCCTCTTTCACTCAAAATTCCTTCCTTGCATCTTCACACACTCAAACTAGAGCTTAAACCTCCTTATGATTTTCAGTGTGATTTATGCCATAAATCAAGCTACAGCGGATGGCTTTATCGTTGCAGACTATGCGAGTTCGATGCACATATTTCTTGTGCTGTCACTTACAATAAAGTAACTACTCGGTATCATAAACGGAAAGCTGATTACTTAGACTCTATCTCTCCACAGAATGAACTGATGGAGATTCTTTCACAAGGAATGAAGGTTATGGAGGAGAAAAATTCTAAAGACGCCATTCATGAACCTCAAGATCAATCATCTatggtttctgaaaattttacTTTGCCAAGTTACCAGTTGAGCGGCTCATGCTTTTCAATAGACATTGCAAAATCTATTCAGGAAGATGAGTTACAAGCCGGGAAAAGTATGAAGAGAGAGTTGAGTCTGGCTCCATTAGCTGGAATTGGCTCTCAAGTTTGGACGGAATTAGGCCATCCAAATGTCGACAGGACACAGTTCAAGAACTTGACAACAAACACGGAAGAT GCGATTCCGAAGCGTCGATTTTGGTCCAAGCTTCTCATATGCTTGTAA